A region of Campylobacter armoricus DNA encodes the following proteins:
- a CDS encoding radical SAM/SPASM domain-containing protein, which produces MIGKSLTFVPNSYCNFACSYCYLGKLTEQKEKTSDMAEQFKKIAKKLKDDGVIITEVFLHGAEFSTCSLKDSEDLLSAIDDYFKENKHYIKLFEKEKTINHLVHLKTNLYNLDKFYELFKKYQVGISASVDLPLRMHEKYRVLKNGKSTLEKTLKMIELLSTYPYFKQISATMTSEHLNVDEFVKDIYMLEGLGFDMANDFYIMFAYQSANANKEFAMASDEAMLNFYKGLREKLKDTKYAFALEHFWFKEFLGGYCNNSINCSNHLLIQKNGDSFICHRSQALKELKSGNILNQSFQEIEFNAYKNIQLLENSLELSKDCLECDYFHYCKASCVIERKDTGLKKSYTCALQKEIYKNNPDFFKADKQKARMEIDAFLRANQIYKHLDKRLPTLSSEMYEIKNSLENIIARDEILKQVYDKSNFYLSINDKLLELDLELDDICSLKRLNKNDEIKLFIKKDAFLINSKEVIDNFVWMALIGGDKQRYGEEQRLKIPHIATEYLYFNKLKNEALEVEGYFVIDISYFLRANVKNYKKDERNFIFFTTKAMREYHYEKHAKNAFYHIQAINLPFLRLEFIWEN; this is translated from the coding sequence ATGATAGGAAAAAGTTTAACTTTTGTGCCAAATTCATATTGTAATTTTGCATGTAGTTATTGCTATCTTGGAAAATTAACAGAGCAAAAAGAAAAAACAAGTGATATGGCAGAGCAATTTAAAAAAATAGCTAAAAAATTAAAAGATGATGGAGTGATTATCACAGAAGTGTTTTTACATGGAGCTGAATTTAGTACTTGCTCATTAAAAGATAGTGAAGATTTATTAAGTGCGATTGATGATTATTTTAAAGAAAATAAGCATTATATTAAACTTTTTGAAAAAGAAAAAACAATCAATCATTTAGTGCATTTAAAAACTAATCTTTACAATCTAGATAAATTCTATGAGCTTTTTAAAAAATATCAAGTTGGCATTAGTGCTAGCGTGGATTTACCTTTAAGAATGCATGAAAAATATAGAGTATTGAAAAATGGAAAAAGCACTTTAGAAAAAACCTTAAAAATGATAGAACTTTTAAGCACTTATCCATATTTTAAGCAAATTTCAGCGACTATGACTAGTGAGCATTTAAATGTAGATGAGTTTGTAAAAGATATTTATATGCTTGAGGGCTTAGGTTTTGATATGGCAAATGATTTTTATATTATGTTTGCTTATCAAAGTGCTAATGCAAATAAAGAATTTGCTATGGCTAGTGATGAAGCTATGTTAAATTTTTATAAAGGCTTAAGAGAAAAGCTAAAAGACACTAAATATGCTTTTGCACTAGAACATTTTTGGTTTAAAGAGTTTTTGGGTGGATATTGCAACAATAGTATAAACTGCTCTAATCATCTTTTAATTCAAAAAAATGGCGATAGTTTCATTTGTCATAGATCGCAAGCTTTGAAAGAATTAAAAAGTGGAAATATTTTAAATCAAAGTTTTCAAGAAATAGAGTTTAATGCTTATAAAAACATTCAATTATTAGAAAATTCTTTAGAGCTTAGCAAAGATTGTTTAGAATGTGATTATTTTCATTATTGCAAAGCAAGTTGCGTGATAGAAAGAAAAGACACAGGACTTAAAAAATCCTACACTTGTGCTTTGCAAAAAGAAATTTATAAAAACAATCCTGATTTTTTCAAAGCTGATAAACAAAAAGCTAGAATGGAAATAGATGCTTTTTTAAGAGCTAATCAAATATATAAACATCTTGATAAAAGACTTCCAACATTAAGCTCTGAAATGTATGAAATAAAAAATTCTTTAGAAAATATCATAGCAAGAGATGAAATTTTAAAACAAGTTTATGATAAAAGCAATTTTTATCTAAGCATTAATGATAAATTACTTGAACTTGATTTAGAACTTGATGATATTTGCTCTTTAAAAAGACTTAATAAAAATGATGAAATTAAACTTTTTATCAAAAAAGATGCATTTTTGATTAATTCTAAAGAAGTGATTGATAATTTTGTATGGATGGCTTTAATCGGTGGAGACAAACAAAGATATGGCGAAGAGCAAAGATTAAAAATACCACACATTGCTACTGAATATTTATACTTTAATAAATTAAAAAATGAAGCTTTGGAAGTGGAAGGATATTTTGTTATAGATATTTCTTATTTTCTAAGAGCTAATGTAAAAAACTATAAAAAAGATGAAAGAAATTTTATCTTTTTTACCACAAAAGCTATGCGTGAATATCACTATGAAAAACACGCAAAGAATGCTTTTTATCACATACAAGCTATTAACTTACCTTTTTTAAGACTTGAATTTATTTGGGAGAATTAA
- a CDS encoding DUF1353 domain-containing protein, with translation MIKEEIKRVVVKPFGKDRFELVQEYKIKVGILEVGVPKGFKSNGADIPRIFWSIFPPNSPEYLSAVVVHDYLCQQSYSKDDYKLADRVLKEAMSELGCSKIKTFIFYHACNAFHMIKCFLKGIK, from the coding sequence ATGATAAAAGAAGAGATTAAAAGGGTTGTGGTTAAACCATTTGGAAAAGATAGATTTGAGCTAGTGCAAGAATATAAGATCAAGGTTGGGATTTTGGAAGTGGGTGTGCCAAAAGGCTTTAAAAGTAATGGAGCTGATATTCCTAGGATTTTTTGGAGTATTTTTCCACCAAATTCACCTGAATATTTAAGTGCTGTTGTGGTGCATGATTATTTATGCCAACAATCATATTCAAAAGATGATTATAAGTTAGCAGATAGAGTTTTAAAAGAAGCCATGAGTGAGCTTGGTTGCTCTAAAATTAAAACTTTTATTTTTTATCATGCATGCAATGCTTTTCATATGATTAAATGTTTTTTGAAAGGAATAAAATGA
- a CDS encoding YcbK family protein → MKENKYFKESEFKCKCGKCKLPKGVPSDELIDILCQIREHFNAPVIINSAYRCASHNAKVGGAAKSQHTLGSAVDFIVKGVKTEEVHQYVLDSFGELALGIAIKHNFNNAYAGFVHVDTRGKKARWTYA, encoded by the coding sequence ATGAAAGAAAATAAATATTTTAAAGAGAGTGAATTTAAATGCAAATGTGGAAAATGCAAATTGCCAAAAGGTGTGCCAAGTGATGAGCTTATAGACATTCTTTGTCAAATTAGAGAGCATTTTAATGCACCTGTGATTATAAATAGTGCCTATAGGTGTGCTTCTCATAATGCTAAGGTAGGTGGAGCTGCTAAGTCTCAACATACCTTAGGTAGTGCAGTAGATTTTATAGTTAAGGGTGTTAAAACAGAAGAAGTTCATCAATATGTTTTAGATAGTTTTGGTGAATTAGCTTTAGGAATTGCTATCAAGCATAATTTTAACAATGCTTATGCAGGTTTTGTGCATGTTGATACGCGTGGCAAAAAAGCACGATGGACTTATGCTTAA
- a CDS encoding tRNA (cytidine(34)-2'-O)-methyltransferase: MFHIVLVEPRIPQNTGSIGRMCFNAGFTLHIINPLFSINEKAVKRAGLDYWKKLDPLLWDSLEDFLKEYKKFQDRFFFATTKTTQTYFDVSYQKGDFLFFGSESFGLPMDLMQKKWENAITIPMKECGRSLNLATSVGIVSYEALRQNFISFEKY, encoded by the coding sequence ATGTTTCATATAGTTTTGGTTGAACCACGCATACCGCAAAATACGGGAAGTATAGGTAGAATGTGTTTTAATGCAGGCTTTACTTTGCATATTATCAATCCTTTATTTAGCATTAATGAAAAAGCGGTTAAAAGAGCAGGGCTTGATTATTGGAAAAAATTAGATCCTTTGCTGTGGGATAGCTTAGAAGATTTTTTAAAAGAATATAAGAAATTTCAAGATAGATTTTTCTTTGCAACAACCAAGACTACTCAAACTTATTTTGATGTAAGTTATCAAAAAGGTGATTTTTTATTTTTTGGTAGTGAAAGTTTTGGTTTGCCTATGGATTTAATGCAAAAAAAATGGGAAAATGCTATTACTATACCTATGAAAGAGTGTGGTAGAAGTTTAAATTTAGCTACTAGCGTAGGTATAGTGAGTTATGAAGCATTGAGACAAAATTTCATCTC